Genomic window (Cyanobacteria bacterium GSL.Bin1):
AAAGGTTCCCACTTTATATTCGTACTCATTGCGAGTATCAATCACTAACACTTCTGGATCAGAAATAATCTCATTCCACGTTTTGGGGTCAATGTGTTCTCCCGTGGTAATTGCTGGTTCAATTTCATCAACGCCCATCGTCACAATTTCCGGTTTAATTTTCACCTTTAAACGAAGAAAAGGCAGTTCCTGTGTCTCTGTCAACTTGGGTTGAATATCTGCAATTCGTTCATCTTCTTCGAGAAGTTTAAAAAACTGATCAATACTGTCTTTTTCACCCGCAATTGTGGAATTAATTCCTTCTTTCGCTAAAAGAATTGTTCCCATAATGCCGTTATTTTCACAAAACGTCTTGAGCTTACTTTGTAATGTCTCTAACTGATCTAACTCAATAAACTTATAAAACGTAGCAACAATCATTTTTAACCTCCTTCGTGCTCTTTGTGTCTTTGTGGTTATTTTAATCTCTTATTACACTTACTTGATCGCTAAAAAACCTTCAAAACAAATATATTTCATCACTGTTGTAATATCAACAAACCCCGCTCTTTCGAGTAAGCCTAAATTTCCAGCCCGAGAAAACGGTTCTAAAATCCCTTTCAGACTACGATTTTTAGCAATAATTTCATCGCCAGAATAGCCTTGGTTTAATTTATAATCTGTATAAAGTGTCGTCATCATATCTTGAAAACGGGCATCCGGACTGCGGACTTTTTCAAATAAAAGAAAGCCCCCTCCCCAATTCAGGGCTTCATAAATTCGATTAAATAAAACTTGACGATGTTTCGGCTTAATAAACTGCATTGTGTAGTAAGCAATAATTAAATCAGCCTTTTCTAATTCTAAATCAATTAAACTCTCATTGCGAATTTCAATATTGGGAAACGGTTGGCACAGATTTTGGGCATAATTCACCATGTCAGCTTCGATGTCAATGCCAATAAATTGCACTCGTTTCTTGTTATGATGTTTGGCTAAACCAGCCAACAAAGTTCCTGTCGAGCAACCTAAATCGTAACAGATTGACCCATCACCTAAGAAGAAGTCAGATATGCTAATCCCTAATTCATGGCTGGTTTCATAAAAGGGAATGGATTTCTTGATATGCTGATCAAAGTGTTGACTAATTTCACCACTAAATGACCAATTGGCATTACCCGCTTCAATTTGATCTCCTACATTTGTCATTATTTTTGATTGATCAGGGCAAGGTTATTTTCAAAACTGAACTTACTACGTGAATTGAGAAAAACGATGATTGGTTTACCTTTAGTTTAAAGTGGTTTTCGGATCACTGTAATTCCCATGGCAATTAAGCCCACATTTCTAAAGAGACTCCCCAGAATTTGTAGGATATCAGGAAGCGGTAGTAACGCAACAGCAAGGTTAAGAGAAATTCCAATCAAAAAAAGCGCGATCGCGCTGGGTGAGAACACTTTGGCTTTTAAAGAATCAATTCCAAACTCGGAAATAAGATGTAACCTGGGAGCAGCGATCGCGGTTGTTCCAATGATCCAGCGTAAAGATTTTGTCATTTCCCGGTTCTTGCCGCAGCAGTTTTCGAAGACGGCGATCTTAAGCTAATTTGTAGCCAAAATCAGCTTTGTCAGCCACGAATACATCCCAATTTCTTGATCAACTTAACTCATTTCTAGCATCCGTTGAATTGGCTTTAAAGCCGCCACCCGAATCTCTTTAGAAAGCGTCACTTCCGGTTGGCGATGTTTCATCGCGAGATAGAGTTTTTCTAGCGTATTTAACCGCATATACGGACATTCATTGCAGGCGCAATTATTCATCGCCGGTGCTGGAATAAAGGTTTTATTGGGAGTGGCTTTTTCCATTTGATGAATAATGCCGGGTTCAGTTGCCACAATAAACTCAGACTGAGCACTTTCTTGAGAATACTTGAGTAAAGAAGTTGTGGAACCAATATAATTGGCGTGACGTAAAACGGGTTCTTCACATTCCGGGTGAGCGATAATTTCTGCTTCGGGATGAGTGGTTTTCAGCTGGACAATTGCTTTTTCCGAAAAGGTTTCATGAACAATACAGCTGCCTTCCCATAAGACTAAATCGCGTCCGGTTTGCTGCATCACATAGCGCCCTAAATTGCGATCCGGTGCGAAAATAATTGGCTGATCTTCGGGGATTTGATTGACAATTTTCACTGCATTAGAACTGGTGCAAATAATATCGCTCATTGCCTTGATTTCGGCGGTGCAGTTGATATAGGAAATCACTAAATGATCGGGATATTGGGCTTTAAATTCGGCAAATTCTTTGGGAGGGCAGCCTTCCGCTAAAGAACAACCCGCATCTAAATCAGGAATTAGTACCAGCTTATCGGGGTTCAAAATTTTTGCTGTTTCCGCCATGAAATGAACCCCAGCGAAAACAATTACATCTGCATCGGTATTGGCAGCTTTTTGGGATAAGCCCAGGGAGTCGCCAATGTAGTCAGCAACGTCTTGAATATCTCCTTCCTGGTAGTAATGGGCTAAGATGACTGCATTCAGTTCTTGTTTGAGGGTATCAACAGCAGTGACTAAGTCGGTTGGAATTGTATTCGCGTTTGATTTCGATTTGGCAAAAGCAGTTGTAAACACAGTTGTGTCCGATTTTTTGAATTATAGTTAGTTGTACCAAATATTATAGTTAAATTTACCAAAATTGTCAGGTGGGGGCTTGGGCAATCATAATGGCTCGTAGAGGGGCTGGATAACCTTCAATGGTTTGACTGTGGTCGGTGGGATCTAGAAAGTTTTCCAAGGAGTGGGAGGTGATCCACTCGGTGCGTCGTTGTTCTTGAATGGTGGTAGCGGTGACATCGACTAAGTTGATCTCGGTGAAGCCAGATTGTTTTAACCAGGATTCTAAAGTGGCGCAATTGGGAATTGACCAAACATTGCGCATCTTGGCGTAGCGTTTTTCGGGGATGAGAACATCAGTGTAGTCTTCTGGGACAACAAGGGTTTCTAAAACCAGTTCTCCGCCCGGTTTAAGGCTATCCCGTAGCGTTTGAAGATGATCCAGCGGCGATCGCTGATGATACAAAACGCCCATTGAAAAAACGGTGTCAAAGGCTTGTAAGTTTTCTGGAAGGTGTTGCACGCCCAACGGTAAGACATAACCGTTAATGTCAGGTAAATAACGACGGATCACTTCATACTGCATCGTGTACAAAACAGAAGGATCTAAACCGATAACTAAGTTTGCCCCCATTCCCAGCATTCGTAAGGCGTAATAACCGTTACCGCAGCCAATATCTAAAACCGTTCGGTCTTTTAATGGGGTAATGTGATCCGCCAGTCGTTGCCATTTCCAGTCGGAACGCCACTCGGTATCAATA
Coding sequences:
- a CDS encoding methyltransferase domain-containing protein, with the protein product MTNVGDQIEAGNANWSFSGEISQHFDQHIKKSIPFYETSHELGISISDFFLGDGSICYDLGCSTGTLLAGLAKHHNKKRVQFIGIDIEADMVNYAQNLCQPFPNIEIRNESLIDLELEKADLIIAYYTMQFIKPKHRQVLFNRIYEALNWGGGFLLFEKVRSPDARFQDMMTTLYTDYKLNQGYSGDEIIAKNRSLKGILEPFSRAGNLGLLERAGFVDITTVMKYICFEGFLAIK
- the nadA gene encoding quinolinate synthase NadA yields the protein MFTTAFAKSKSNANTIPTDLVTAVDTLKQELNAVILAHYYQEGDIQDVADYIGDSLGLSQKAANTDADVIVFAGVHFMAETAKILNPDKLVLIPDLDAGCSLAEGCPPKEFAEFKAQYPDHLVISYINCTAEIKAMSDIICTSSNAVKIVNQIPEDQPIIFAPDRNLGRYVMQQTGRDLVLWEGSCIVHETFSEKAIVQLKTTHPEAEIIAHPECEEPVLRHANYIGSTTSLLKYSQESAQSEFIVATEPGIIHQMEKATPNKTFIPAPAMNNCACNECPYMRLNTLEKLYLAMKHRQPEVTLSKEIRVAALKPIQRMLEMS
- the cmoB gene encoding tRNA 5-methoxyuridine(34)/uridine 5-oxyacetic acid(34) synthase CmoB, with amino-acid sequence MFDYQPLYDQLAASPAAPWLETLPEAVDTALQPKRHGHFLEWQAVVENLPDLKPSRVELQHHVKIGCKEDTDETTDQQLETGLKQLRPWRKGPLELFGVYIDTEWRSDWKWQRLADHITPLKDRTVLDIGCGNGYYALRMLGMGANLVIGLDPSVLYTMQYEVIRRYLPDINGYVLPLGVQHLPENLQAFDTVFSMGVLYHQRSPLDHLQTLRDSLKPGGELVLETLVVPEDYTDVLIPEKRYAKMRNVWSIPNCATLESWLKQSGFTEINLVDVTATTIQEQRRTEWITSHSLENFLDPTDHSQTIEGYPAPLRAIMIAQAPT